In Erythrolamprus reginae isolate rEryReg1 chromosome 9, rEryReg1.hap1, whole genome shotgun sequence, the genomic window CTCACCCCTTATCACCCCTTCTCAGGGGGAACGAAACTCTCTTGGCctttaccatagaaacatagaagaatgacggcagaaaaagacctcctggtccatctagtctgcacttatactatttcctttattttatcttagggtggatctatgtttatcccaggcatgtttcaattcagtgactgtggatttaccaaccacgtctgctggaagtttgttccaagcatctactactttcagtaaaataacattttctcacattgcttctgatctttaacACCAGAAGAAACAAAACTTACTTGGACTCCTCCAGCAGActtccccctcccaaatcccaaaCACTACCCTCGTTTCTCATGGCAGCTAAAGTGTagttgaaggatgaaacacagTGAGGCTGACAATCATACTTTTGACCTCAGGAACCCTTCAAAATGTGATCCTCCTTCCTAACCTCTGTCtgagagttttatttgtctggCTTACATTTGAAATGCACTGTCCATCCTTCTCGAGACGAACCTTGAGCAGGGAGTCGCTACTGTGGCCATTCTGGGATACGGAACAGGACAGGATCCCTCGCTTGCCCCGGTGTTACAAGATCATCTTTCCCCCCACAAGAGCGATTGCACTAACCTCTTGTCCCAACGCCTTGGTTTCCGAGACGGGGAGCTCCTGCATCTGGACATGGACTTCATGGAGGACATTCCCTTTTGCATCTGTCACCAAGTGGATTACAGGGGAGGTCTCCACAGACGGAGCTGCCAGCGAGGGGATGGCTTCACTGCTGGAGCTGCTGGccccttaaaaaaataaaaggcacATAGCTCAGAGTGCCACCAGCAGCTGAGCTCAAGGGAATGCAAGGCAAGCACTTCATCAGCTCCATCTGGATAACCTGGGCTGCTGTCCTGCCAGAGGACATAAGGCAATCCTGAACCTTCAGGGGATGCTTTCACACAACTATGGTACAccagtgctgttctatggtagaAAAGAGATTAATGCTTGCCTAAAGGCTTATCACATGTTCATGGCAGAATTCTGACAGGGTATGACTCTACCTGAACTATGACAAGGCAAACCCCAAGAGATTTCCCGCTCCAGAGGCCAGGACCCTGCACAAAGTCTGGCTGAGCATGGAAAACTATTTTTTGGTACGGGGTGTTGGGCTGACGAGGGCTAATTTGGGGCCGTGTCTCTTCATGATTCCTTGTTGTATGACTAACCTCTCTGTGCATCAATTTactgaataaataatataaataattcttATAAATAATAAGATGAATTGGTATAGGTTCTACACTTGCACATCATGCTAAAATCAAATTTTCTGGGTTCACACAACACATTAACAAAAACAACCCAACACACTGTtcactacagcagtgtttcccaaccttggcaatttgaagatatctggacttcaactcccagaattccccagccagaattccaaatattttcaagttgccaaggttgggaaacactgcactacagTCAGTACATGAATAAAGTGCTCTGCATGACCCAGGgcttatttctattctgttcacTGGCACCAATCAAAATCCTtcaccttttgtgtgtgtgtgtgctatttatTGCCTTGCTAATCCAGAAGGCCGTGGCAACGTGCTTCCTGAACCTAAAGCCTGCTTCCATGGCATAATTAGGTGTGATTAGGACGGCCAGTTCTTTCACCCCTGTTATGGAAACTGGCCGAAAACAAACCCTCCGAAGTCCACTTCTGGCGTAGAGATCGATGGCTCTGGGTAGACAAGAACCAGATGGTTTATGGGGTTTTCAGAATATAGTGCTACCTCTACctataaacgcctctacttacggacttttctagataagatctgggtgttcaagattttttttgcctcttctcaagaacccttttccacttacaaacccaagcctctgaaactgtaaacggaaaaagcaggtagaagcctccgtggggcctctctaggaatctcctgggaggaaacagggcccgaaaaggtgatgagaagcctccgtggggcctctccaggaatttcctggaaagaaacagggccggaaaaggcagggagaagcctcctttggacctctctaggaatctcctgggaggaaacagggctagaaaaggcagggagaagcctccgtggggctcttcaggaatctcctgggaggaaacagggttggaaaagacgagaagcctccgtggggcctctctaggaatttcctggaaagaaacagggccggaaaaggcagggagaagcctccgttggacctctctaggaatctcctgggaggaaacagggctagaaaaggcagggagaagcctccgtggggctcttcaggaatctcctgggaggaaacagggttggaaaagacgagaagcctccgtggggcctctctaggaatctgctgggaggaaacagggccggaaaaggcggggagaagcctctgtgggcctctctaggaatctcctttgaggaaacagggcctccaccctccctgtggtctccccaatagcacacattatttgcttttacattgattcctatgggaaaaattgcttcttcttacaaacccttctacttaagaacctggtcacggacagAATTAAGTAtctaagtagtggtaccactgtacatgttcaATCCAAATGGATCTATTTCATCCATGATCTGCCCCATGTTGTCTCTTGCCACCAATATCCAGGATTCACTTCATTAGagtagatcagggctgtcaaactcaatttcatttgaGGGCAGCATCAAGGTTGCTTGACCTCAGGGGGTATGGTGAGTGTAGCCGAAGTGGACATGACCAGCCTgatgtcacttgtgttgggggcacCTCTGGTGGACTAggcagggctgggggggggatcaATTGTCTCCAGAGGAGGACGGTGAGACCAGAGAGTGCCAAACCCTTGTCCTCCAGAGGAGCCTTGCCATCGAGAGCCTTGCCCCTGGATGGCAGCAGAGGGCAAGCAAGTTTGTTTTATTAgcactctgccaatgaaaatagagcttgggagggccgcatgcacccccccccccccaaaagctctgttttcagctgtgacagcctTTTGCAGTACTGCGCCAGTGAAAACAGCCTCCACCAGGTTGTAGACCAGTGCCTGGATCAGGCTGGATCTGACCTCctggccttgaatttgacacccctgctgtagatgtccaagttttaattttatttatttctttattttctttattgtatttatatgccgctcactccaaacagactctgaACGGCATATAAATTAATTCTCTAACTCCTCCTTTCATTCTGAATACCACCATAATATGACTTTTCTATCAGGTATTATACTAATCAGGGAGTTTTCCTTTTGTGAATTAATATTTCCTCATTTAGTGATATTCCACTGAATTATGGCATAAATGATTCCTGTAAATTATTGCTGCATAAACCTTCGGTGCCCATCCTCCCCTCATGCCAAAGTGTATCAATTCTATTCCTTTCCCCCAAAGGCAAGGCAGACACACCTTGCAAGCCATAGGGATAAGAGCAGGGCAGGCCCTGAGCTTTTTCACTGACCTGAGACGACATCCTCTTTACTAACAACTATTTCTTTGTTCATATTGAAGCGGATTTTCTCAGTGCATGGCGTCAGGGACTTCAAATGTCGGGTCAAGGCTCCCGATTCCCGGAAGCTTTTCCCACATTTCTTGCACTTGTAAGGACGCTCATCTAGAGAAACCAAAGgaaagttgttgttattattatttattagatttgtatgccgcccttctctgaagttACCATGTGGAGGAACGTGGCTCCACGGCCTCTAGATGAAGTTTCTGCTGCCAATCCTTCAAAAACAGAGAGACTGGCTGCGAGGCCTATATATAGCTTTTCAACAGGAGGAGCATAGAGGACAAGGTAATGCTTAAGGACAGGGAATTAATCCTGGAATCCTTTTATGCAAATCCCTCATTCGAGCTGTTCAAGTGCCATCTAACCCCCAATGTCTTCCCCAGGGCTCTTAGTTCTACTTTTGAAAGTTGCTTAATAACTGAGTCACTACATACAGCCAACCAAGTCTGCTCCTTACCTGTGTGACGGCGATGGTGTCGGATCAGAGAGCCCTTGGTCCTGAAAGATGTCCCGCATAACTTACACTCATAGTCCTTCCTGCTGCTGTGAGTGATCATGTGAGCCTTGAGAATgctggcctggaaccaaaggatACAAAGGTTTGTTGTGCTGCCAGACACAGTGTTAGTTTTAAGCACGTGACACTTCAAACTATAACGCTGCTGCCTTTTCTTACCCAGAGACCAACAATTGTTATGTCTCCATAGCATCATCTTCCTTATCATTTATCTAATAGCACCATGAGCATTGCTCAAATTCTTAACGTACCGTCTTAAAGGTCTTGTGGCACAGTTCGCAGATGTAACGACCTTCCTTATTAACCAGCAATTTAACTTTGATAAGTTCCAGAGAAGCACCTCCTGGATCATTCTCAGTAATTCCACCGTCTTCATCGCTGTGGCCGTTGGGGCTTTCAAAGACATGATCTTCACCTACAACAACCTCCTTGATTTGCCCACTACCTGCAAAGAGGCCAGTTAGATTCTTTATAGGAGATCATGTTCCATTACCTTCTATTGGTACTTTTTGGGTGGCCGAATTGGATACACCCCCATGGTGGAGTGGTTTCTGCCATTAAATTCAACACTGAAGGAACAGGAAGGGTTCTGTCAGTAAAGAAGCACCTCAATGCAATGTTCATATTCATTTACTCTGGATCACATCAAAATATATTATGAGTCCACAAATAACTTTCTGTGAATCCACCAATACATTTCATCTCATCTAGCAATCAgatattattctgtattctcaAGAGCATTCTTGAGCATGATGCTCAAATTTTAGGAGGAGGAAAGCACCTGGATGACTCCTACTCATTCATTCCACTTTAATCATAAAACGTTGACACATCTTTTCTAAATTAAAAAgctttaaatctttatttttcttcaggGAAAAGTAATCATGTTGTTTTCTCCAGTTCCTGATAACCTTAGGTCAATATAGATTTATAGAACTACTTTAAGATATTATTTATCTTAACAATTCGTAGCCTGACATTTTCCTTTTCACTGCACTTTATGTGAAGTACATGTTTTTATTTAACCTTCAGAGGACCTGACTTTTGATCATTATCTTTATTCAAAACAATGGAAAAGTACTGAGTTGTACAAATTGCTGCACAGAGTACCACATCATTTATCTTTTAATCCATTACTGCCAGCACTGATTGACAGCAGCACCGTTTCAAGAGGATTCCTTCCTAATACTTGGAGATGCCAGGAACTAAATCTGGGATCTTCTGCACGAAAAGCACTATTTCTTCCTCCATTATACACTTCCCCTTAAACTCTTGCAGTAGACTTATTGATTGCCTAAAATAACTTTAAGTGGCTGGTGGACCTACCTACAATTTCAGGTACACTGCCGACTTCTTCTGTTATTGGAGCTGCTTCAACAACTATATGAGCTACAGTTATAGGTGCTTCCACTGACGAAATCACCTGATGGAACAAATGGAGCTTTAATATGAAAATAACCTCTTATGGTAGggatgttccaaaatatttttaaatagaatttaCAATGTTGGAAGCTGTAAAAGACAGCATCGCCCATAATGCCTTATGCTAATATTCCTTCTAGGACTCAACTGAGCCTACAGAAAGCTGCAATTTATCCAGcttgcaaacaccccccccccccttgttcctAGCCAGATCAAATGCAGAACTAAGATGCCGCTTTGAGAAACTTGCctgggctgctgctgctggggtTGCTTCCTGAGGTCTCTGGCAAAGTTTCTGAAGCTTGTGCTGCACAAATTCTTCCAAAGAAGTGAACTCGGATTGGCAGCGGCCACATTTGTGCCTGTCATCTTCATCTAGAAGGTAAGAAAATAAGGACCACTTGTCACACTTTTAAGACAGTGTTAAAAGGAGATCCCCAAATATAGCCAACCACAGCAACTGCATTCATTCCAATGTTAGTATTTACAGGCTCGGGATAATAAAACAGCAACAGCAGTTTTAAACAATTGTCAGTCATTCCACAGCAAAACACAGAGGCAGTAACTCTAAAAGAGCATCTTTTAAAGACAAGAAGAGCGATCAAGATCCTGCCTAAACAATCAGAAAAGCTGGCACTGGAACAGTTACTGCCAGGCTGGGATTCAGTCTCCACAAAGGGATGCCTGAGAaatgggtggcacagtggttagagtgcagcactccaGGCTGCTatctgtaattcagcagttcaaatctcaccaccacaagactgactcagcctcaaccttccgaggtgggtaaatgaggacccactttgttggggacaatatactaATTCTATAAGccgcttatagagggctgtaaaagcactatgaagcgatatataagtctaaatgctattgccagcCACCACTATACAGCTCCAAAAAGCGGCGGAAgagctccctctccctcctccaacTGGACAGCCATGGGTCAGAAACAGTCTAGCTCTCCTGCCAgagcgggggttggactagatgacctctccaaggtcccttccaactcttgttactgCTCCATTCCTGGCACCTGTACTTAAAAGGCAGAAGGGCCTCCCTACCCACCTTGGAAGCCTCTCCTGTCGCGGCTCCATCCACCCAAGAGAAGAGCCGCCGTCCCCTATTCCCAGGGAGGGGCCCGCCTGCCTGCGCTCCCTCCTTCCGTCCCCACAACACCCCTGCGAGGTTGGCCGGCCGCCGCAGAGAGCGCTGAGCAACCCTCCCAGTTCGACGGACCGACATCCCGGCTCCAGGAAGCTTCCATGTATAGATGGGCCCGGCCTGACGTGGGCGGGAGGCACCTCCGCCTCTCCTAGGAACAGGCCCGTCCCTACGGCGAAGACGAGGCGCCGCTTCTCTCGGAGGCCCTGAAAGGGAGCGACCCCTCCCCCGCCTGCCTGCTTCCCTCCGGTACCTTCTTCTTCGAAAGGCGTCGGGAGGCTGAGGAAAGCGGCGGCGGGAAACTGAGGGAGCCCGACCGCCGCCTCAGCAGCGTCCTGGCGTCCCCGTGGCCCAGCTGCCGTAAGCCCCGCCGGCCCAGCGCCCGTTGCCATCGCGGCTTCCATGTCGCAAGGCGCCGCAACCACCAAGATGGCGCCTTTACGGCCGTGTCGTCATAACAACGGGACGGCGCCGCGGGGGGGCGGCGGGGGACTCGCTCGAGACTCTCGTCGCAGCCTCGGCGGGCAGGCGCGGGCGCGCAGGCGCTCAGCCAACGGGAAGACGAGCTCGGCTCACCTgtggggggcggagcctgcgcgGCGTTAACAGCCAACGGCTGGCGGAGGGCGGGACGGCTAACCTCTCCGCTCGGCCAACCGACGCGCGCTTCTCCCCAAGCAACCAATCAACGGATTTCCGGAGGCTTCGCCGAAGCCCTGGCGCGCGGGCCAGCAGGGGGCGGGGTCTCCCGAGGGGCAGTACATCCTTCCAGCCAATCAGTGCGGGCGCAGCTCGTGAGGCGCGGTGCGATGGCGGCCAAGGAGTGCCGGCGGCTGGACGCGGCGTTGGCCCGGCAGCTGCTTTCCCAGACGGAGGCGGTGCTCTTCGACTGCGACGGCGTGCTGTGGCGGGGCGAGGCGGCGTTGCCCGGCGCGGCCGAGACGCTTCACCGGCTGGAAGCGGGCGGCGCCAAGCGGCTGTGCTACGTCACCAACAACTCCTCGCGGACGCGTCAGGCCTACACCGAGAAGCTGCGGCGCCTGGGCTTCCCGCCCGCCGAGCCGAGCCAGGTCTTCGGCTCAGCCTATTGCGCCGCGCGCCACCTTAGCCGCGCGCTCCCGCCGGGCGGGGCCGCCTACGTGCTGGGCGGACCGGCGTTGAGCGCGGAGCTGGAGGCGCTGGGCGTGGCGCACCTGGGCGTCGGCCCCGCCCCGGAGCCCGGCTCCGACCACTTCGGCGCGCGCGCCCCTCTGGACCCCGCCGTGCGCGCCGTCCTGGTGGGCTACGACGAGCACTTCGCCTACGGCAAGCTCTGCACGGCGCTGCGCTATCTGTTGCGGGGCGACGGCGACGGGCGCGGCTGCCTCCTGGTGGGCACCAACCGTGACAACCGGCTCCCGCTTGAGGGTGGCAGCGCCGTGCCTGGTACGTGGGGTCGCGGCCCGCAACCTCCGCTGGGTGGCTGCACCGGCCCGCCCGCCTTTGCAATCCCCTGGGAGCCGAAAAAGGTGGTTTGGAGGAGGCAGGGGGTGCAGGTAGACGGGGCGGGGTAGTTCTTAGCGACTCGTGCAGGTATTCCTCGACTTATCACCCTTTATGGTGCTAAGACAGACCCTAGTTTTGccccatatttattattatttgttattgtttattattatttattagatttgtatgccacccctctcccaatactcagggcagctcacaggatacaatataaaacagtgaatacaaaaacaaatctaattaaagaaCTACGTAAGCTAAAaccccagtacagtgatacctcgtcttacgaacccctcatcgtacgaacttttcgagatacgaatccggggtttaagatttttttgcctcttcttctgtactattttcaccttacaaagccaagctgccactgctgggatgccccgcctccagacttctgttgccagcaaagcgcctgtttttgcgatgctgggattctcctgctgtattcctctgcagcatcacaaaacatggaagtccggaggtttcccatagaggggagcctcaggggaatcccagcagtgcaaaaacgggtgcttcggctggcagaaggggtgagttttgggcttgcacgcattaatcacttttccattgtttcctcgtcctggaacaaattaagttcgtaagacaaggtatcactgtattattaaaatCGATCAAACAATTTAATCGccaccatacatcacatttattggccagggggtctagatctaatttccccaagcttggtgacataagtgagtcttgagactcttggggaaggcaaggaaggtgggggcagtgcgaatctgtctggttgacgggacagggagaaggccgactccgtgggacctgaccagccgctgggattcataggGCAGAAGGTGGCCCCGTAAGTAatttggcccgatgccatgtagggctttgtaggtcattaccaacactttgatatcagcaaccaatgcagtctgcattgactttccttgccactatttatttatttatttgaattttaatGCCGACCAACTCcctaggactctgggcagcttacaaccaaaCAACACCCCCCATacacaaaatatttaaaatattaaaaccccTTAAGAACAATTGAAAAGCCACATTTTAGAACAGTTAAAACCATGCATGTCATTAGTGGCTGGATCATAGTAATGTGCCATCAGATCAACGgcccaggcctgtcagaaaagccaggtctttacagcttttcggaaggcaagtagggtgggggggTGGTGGTAATCTGGGTCCCAGGAAGTAGCtgtttccagagagtcagggcagccacagagaaagccctccccccgcaggcccgccagctgacactgtttagctgacaggacccagagaagaccaactctgggcccctatcggtcgctgggagctgtgtggtagaaggtggtctcaaaGATAGTGTCGTTGTTAAGTGCAATCATTGCACTTGATAAATTACCTGggggtggttaagtgaatctggcttcccccttgactttgctggtcagaaggttgcaaagggtGACTACGGAACACTGCAAGAGTCCTAAaggtgagtcagttgccaagcctctgaaatttgatcaggtgaccatgggaatgctgcagtgGTCAGAAGTGTGAAACATAGCTGTAAGTCATTTCATTCAGGGCCTGTTGTAACTGAACGGTCACTAAGCAAAcagttgtaactcaaggattacctgtacttggAACACCACCCCCACCCTGGAAGCCTGCTAACTTGGCTCAGATAACTGAGGCTCTGCAAGGTCACATCGCTTGCCTTCCTGCCTGTAAAATCTTAGGTTGATCCTGGTGACTTAGTCACTAAACTTAATCCTGAGAGTGAAAGGCATAACAATCGCTAAACAACCTTGTACTAATTATACCGGGAATAGAGTTTTGCAGAACTGCTGGTGGAAGCTGCATACTGCCCCACCCCAAGCAGGAAAGGCCTCATTCTTGGGTCCTGGACTAAAGCCAGGTATACAGTAATAATCATGTATTGTTATTTAATTGGTTTGTATCCTGCTTTTCTATCCAATGTCCATGATGTTCAAATATAAGTAAATGCCATTTAGAATGACTTTTAGTCTAATAGATGGGGCATTTTACAAGTCATCCTGTCCCAGTTCCACAATTTGTGTTGGTATAAAacagagttcttcaaacttggcaactttaagactttagctggcgggagaattctgggagttaaagtccacaagtcttaaagttgccaagtttgaagacctctagagcaggggtcgggaacctatggctcgcgagccagatatggctcttttgatggccgtatctggctcgcagacaggacTCCTGCCTGTCTATGGGATAATGGGGGGGGGCGGGCCCGgcgcttctgctgctgagcccagtcttctcccggtggctttcgactcctcccgccgaggagctgcaaggctggcctcggctccccttccctaaacccccgccagccccctccttcccttcccaccctgcccaccttccccgaggcgtcccttgcccatcatcccctgccggccaatggggcagcgggactgctagatgggcagctcttccggcgagggtagtCCTCCGCCCGCacagaaagcatcctccctcacacccagcgccggctccattcttctcgcctttttcccgccttccgtctttggggcacagcaggacagcgccgaaaaccgcggcatcgagcagaagccgggggacagctgcgagcgggagccccaggagggaagtaccggcagcgccccgcccagctgaagcttcactggcgtcggcaagtgtcctttgtggcccggtggggggggggggggagctgcagCGGCCGTAGGCAGTcatagggagatggcggcggcgagagggagctccagctgggctgggggttcgggggggccatgaacgccgcccggagccaatggcttcttttgggcttacttgaattcctgctgctggtaagcgcgcgcgggtggccgggtgggaagggcgaggcgcgagggggaggcaagtggagaagcggcgagagagagaagtggaccaaaagaaagaaaagggaaagagagggagggaaagagaaatggagaggaaggaaggagggagggaggggagggagggagagaaggaaggaagagaaaggagggtagaaagagagggagagagagaggagagagaaaggaagaggagagatagaaaggaagagagaaagaaagagggatagaaagagagagagagtgagagatgctcagtgagcctttctttgaagttgcctttctttctttctttctttctctttctctctttctctcttgctctttcattcttttttctttctcttgctttctttctttctctttctttctctccttccttctctccttccatttctttcattccccctctctatttttatttctctttcattctttctttctctctttcttgctttctttcttgctctttttctttctctcttttaccttcccttcctctatttcttcttttctttctccttcctaccttcttccctccctcccttccttcagtccttcctctcttactctcccctttcataagtttccttgcttccttcctctgttcctgtcccttccccctttctttctttctttctttctttctttccttccttccctccctccatttcttgctttccttctccttcctcccttgtttcctccctcattcccttctttcactccttcttctcttactctcccctttcacacctttccttgctttctttgcacccttcctctgttcctgtcccttccctctttccttccttccttcccaccctccgtccattcattcacccattcctctcttgatcgccccttttaccattccttccttccttccttccgatgtgggcctgggccagcagagtagtttgcttttgcaccccgtctcgagctcccttggtgccaacccggccctccccacttcagagagaagggggagaaagagagagagagaaagagaaagagagagataaaaagagaaagatagagggagggagagaaagagatagaaagagacaaagagagggggagagaaagagagagagaaagaaagagagaaagggagatacgtacggctctcgcggaattatatttcaaaatatgtggcgtttacggctctcttagccaaaaaggttcctgacccctgctctagagtgtCTCTGATCTGAACCCTTAATACTCATCACATAATAGAAATGGGCCTCTTTCCACAGAGACATAAATTCTGGGTCGTCCTGAAGCCTGTTTCTCTGTTGCGTTGTGGCTTTTTCATTGCTCAGCTGATGTTCAGAATAATAATTTGGTCACATCTTATATATGCACTTCCTTCTGGTGTTGCCATCACTCCCTGGATGTGGAGATGTGCTGGCTTTGGACCTGAAGCCGAAAAAGTCCTTCTGAGCAAGGACCCCACTTCTACACTGCCTCCAAATTTAAAAAGGCATATTTTCTGGGATTGCATGGTGGCCGTGAGATCGGACAAAGCAAAGGTGATGCAAACAAATGTTGCTTCAATTTTGGGCCTGAAAGGGTAGGACATCTCCAACGTCTGCCAAATGGGGTTTTTCCCCATTAGCAAAGTAAAGACCAAGTTGTATGGCTTGCTCAGATTTGCCCCAGTTCCtcactagtcttcggagaggggcggcatacaaatctaataaattattattattatcattattattatcaattattattattattatttgcccatTCCCTGCCTTTGCCTGCTGATTTcttccatcttttatttattttattttttgtcttccTTTAGGGACGGGCTGCCTGGTCAAAGCAGTGGAGACAGCTGCAGAGAGGGAGGCCTTCATTGTGGGAAAGCCGAGCC contains:
- the PGP gene encoding glycerol-3-phosphate phosphatase; the protein is MAAKECRRLDAALARQLLSQTEAVLFDCDGVLWRGEAALPGAAETLHRLEAGGAKRLCYVTNNSSRTRQAYTEKLRRLGFPPAEPSQVFGSAYCAARHLSRALPPGGAAYVLGGPALSAELEALGVAHLGVGPAPEPGSDHFGARAPLDPAVRAVLVGYDEHFAYGKLCTALRYLLRGDGDGRGCLLVGTNRDNRLPLEGGSAVPGTGCLVKAVETAAEREAFIVGKPSRFMFECVASEFKINPARTIMVGDRLDTDILMGNTCGLTTLLTLTGVTTLDEVKGHLTSGCPERRNLVPDYYVDSIADLLPALSD